GTGTGAAAAAACAGAGAAGATGTGAGatgtctctgctttggcctgttgaagcacccaaTATCACTGTGAATTGTATTGCATTTGAGTATTCAGAACATTTTTGCATGGAATGCTTGTgaacagtcacaatatgattcaagcatggcaaaggaactgttattgaaagatgcgGCAGTTAAAAAAACCTAGGTAAACCATTTCATTCGTGAATATTTAATATGTCATGACTGTATGAAAGTTCATGATGCTGCGTGAACCGTTTAATACaatcagatgaaatgtgttagatgTGCAGTATATGTTAAaactgaaatgttgttttataaatgtaGTGGTCTtgtggagtttgttcattttcttcggCCTGCATTTCAAATATGCCTGTATTAGAGGGGCTGCACAATgatagccaatcataacagtgggcgtttacattaAGGTTTTAAAGGGCCAGATAGCTTGAATTATGTtactaaattattattactaaaatGGAgttatggtggcgtagtgggttaaagcacataactgttaatcagtaggtcgctggttcgatccccgcagacaccaccattgtgtccttgagcaaggcacttaactccaggttgctctgggggattgtccctgtaataagtgcactgtaagtcgctttggataaaagcatctgccaaatgcataaatgtaaatgtaaatgtaaattatgactaatggtgcaaaaaaattataattagcaAAGATTGGAGGTGATGCAATACCATTACTGTAGCGATGCAAGTAAAGAATCCTTGTTATTATACTGACACCATATCAAAAACCCACAAATATTATAAACTATGCCTTTGACCCCCACAAACTGACCTCCATCTCCTCCATCCTCAGCAGCATGCTCTCTAGTGTGGGGCCCTGCAGCAGCCGCTCAGCATCAGTCTCAGCCACCTGCTGCCGCTCAGCTGTCCACAGAGTGCGAGCTGTGTCTTCCAGAAGATCTTCCAGAAAAGCCTCGCTCAGAACGTCCACATTGGCCCCAGGCTGCACACAACACAGTACTGTCATATATATGCTTTGAAGTCATTGCTTAGAgaaatgacaaaatgtaaaaaaaatagagaaagtgagagaaagtgtGAGTTTCTTACATTATCTGTAACCTGCAGTAGTTGTCTGAGATTGTCACTGCCTGCTCCAAACACCTGCTGTACAAGAGACACACagaaagaaacagaaagaaatagAATGTCTATTCACATCCATTCTAACATTCACACACTGTTCACAGCATGGCCAAAGggctatttaaatatgataaaCATTCTAATAGTGCCCTTCCTGGACCTACTGTAATCAATTTTACCTCCAGCTGATGTTGATAGTGTTGAAAGTGCTAGCTAGTATCAAGATTAAAAAGGCATTATTTTAGTACATGTTCAGTGGGGGAAAAACAATATCTGATTTACTTGTTACCTGTGCCTGATCCAACAAAGGTTGAATTCTCTCTCTAGCAGCCCGTTCTGCTTTCTCAGCCCATAGTGTCGGAGAGCCCACTGTGGTGCTATCATACAAATGCAAATAAACATCTATGCAAACACAAAGTTCATAAACAATTGGTAAAACATGATAATAAGGGTGGGTGTTGTTGTCTTACCGGAGTTTGTTAATGCGATCTGCCTCCTCTTTACTAAGACGATTCAGTTCTCTCAGTCTCTCTGCAGTGACCTGGTCCAGCCAGGCTTGCCTATTGCACAAACATATATAGAGAAAGACCGATATATCGGATTGACGCTAGTTCCCAAAAGTTTTTTCTtcgtttcaaaataagagtccccggtgtgtttcgggcttgtttaaaagtcccatgttatgcaccatatcttcatttttttctggttattttgggGATTCTGGTTGAACAATAAAATGCATCTGTGATTTTGTTTAGACTGTtcccatcatagtaaggaaagaataatattttttttacattctataaatcagtTTTTAAAACTATCctccgattaatcggttattggtCTTTCCCACTACCTTAGTACTATCGGCAGActtgaaaaatgaatgaaaaggaACTTCTCTGGAAGTGGGTCGAGGCCTTAAGTGTCTTAAGTGCACATTCCTCATCTGcactttttataataatttttatgcaTGACAGTAGTAAGAGCACTACAGAACAATATATTTCCCAATGAGGTTGTATATGTTaattgtgtatattgtgtaattgtataaatgtaatgttaatttctacatataataCTTAAATTATACTTCAtatactaatgcatttttaaaggtgctgtaagctattttttttccatggaaatgtttgaaaaaatgttcctgctcccttaaagatattaatgaaataagtgtcctgagaaacctcaccggtctctgtgacagcagtAGACttgttaaacaaaaatgtgtcctgtccatcattttgctcattctcatagtgttgtatttgaagtggatcattgaggctatgattcataatgtttgtcagttgatggtgctattgtgccactgttgaatttaaAAGCTACAGGAACAAAAAACGCTGCTCTTTAGCTCTGTTTTGGTCTCAGAAATATCTTTGGAGCgctgggttttggaatgagggggagTGGATAATTCAACACCTCAGTTACGTGAAAGATTCAGAACattaaaatcgcttacagcacctttaacattaGAAGTTGTATCCTTTAAAGCTGAATTATGTCATGTCTGCAGCAATAGCACCACTGAACGGAATTAAACAAAGATAAgccatgttttcaaaacagctttcagaATACGCCCCCCGTCTGCTGTTGTTCAAACCATTAAATAGTCACACCCCAACTCACGGCATTGGTTATGTAACATTAATGGGGTGGGTCAGCAATTTTATAGTGACACAAAGAGACCGTGTTTATATGGTTTGCtaattgttgtctctgcatattaagcagggATAGAAGTTATTTTACCTTTAATATTAATTAACTAAAATGAACTAATCACAAACAatagtttattaataaattaacattaaaatactttttactgcatttattaatcttgggtaGTTTTTAATTGCAGTACTGCGAATTCACTGTTAGACACCTAATGCActaactattgttaacaaatagaaTCTTGTTGTAAAGTGTGACCAGTGATGGGGGAGAGGGTTAATGACAAACCTGAGGGCTTCATTTTGGGCTTGTTTCCTGCCATGTGATGAAGGGCTAAGCTGTGTGCTGCTCATGGGTCTGATCTGTGGGTTCTGCTTTTCAGGGCTTTTTACAGGGAAGAACAGACATTTGGGCTCTGGCCTGCTAGACacaacactacacacacaaagtTAGAAGCAAGTCAAAACGTGGAGGCCTTGTGCACAAGAGAAGGTGTAACATATTTTGTAACATATTTGGCTTGTGTGTACAGACCGTGGGCGAGGAGGAGAGTGAGGGGATGTTGGTATCCAAGGCACAGTTGTCTCTTTTTGGGGTAACTGATTCTCCCTCAGCCGGGATGAAACGGTGGGTTGCTGGAAGCTGGCATCACGAACATGACCAGCTTGCTAAATGCAGAGAGATACCTTACATCACTTCAATCCTTGCAATTTGTCATCTTAAATCATCAAAACTAAGATATCTACAAAAATGTCATATCATTCAAAATGTCTATACTACTATAAAACTTTTCAGATTTCCTAAATAGGCCCCACACTCACCCTATTGTGGTCTAGGTTGATGGCACCAGTAGTTTTGTTGGGTTTTTGTGGTTCTGCTTCTCTCTGTTTTTGATTATGTATGAGACTTTCCAGCCCTGCCTTCAAAACTTCACTGCGCTGTCGCACCAATGCATGTGAGGTACTGCGGGCCTTCCCTGCCGGCCTACTGCCTACACATATGCatacatcaaaataaaaaaaaacatcttctgAATACTAAATCACATTCACAACAAATAAATAGCTACAATTtctgtacatacatatatatatatatatatatatatgtaaaaatattacCAATCAAAAGTTTGATTGAGTTTCTTTTTCTCATGACCCTTAAACCCTTTGATCAAAATTGATTTTATCTAAATTAACCTAACATAAATGTctacaaaactaacattttaattaaaaaaaaacaacatacaaccctaattctgaaaaagttgggacagtatgaaaactGCTAGTAAAATCAAAGAGGAGTGATTTGTAACTTCTATTTACCCTGTgcaatattgaaagcaccacaacaacACAATTTAATGTTTTAGCTTTTGAAGTTAATtgttttatatctatatatatcattCGTCAGTAATGGATATTATGACATGGGCTCAGGAATACTTCGGCaaacctttgtcagtcaacaccatccaatgctgcatccacagatgcaagttaaggatttactatgcaaagcagaagccatacatcaataCTGTCCAGAAGCGCCATCGACATTTCTGGGCAAAGTACAGTAGAATAGTGGAATCGTGTTTTGTGGCCAAATGAGTCCACAATTCAAATAGCTTTGGGAAAAACCAGCCATtgtgttctctgggccaaagaggaaaaggaccatccaaattatcagcgtcaggtccaaatcCAGTGTCTGTCATGGTATGGGTGTGcgtcagtgctcatggaataggtaacttgcacatctgtgagggaacCTTTAATGTAGTAAGATATGTACAAATTGtagagcaacatatactgccatccagatgCCGTCTTTTCaagggacatccctgcattttccagcaggacaacgcatgccacatactgcctggattacaagCATATGGCTGCATAAGCAGACAGTGGGGTGCTAGATTAGCATGCCTTATtataaatcactcctttttgtttttattataattttccatactgtcccaactttttggaactgtggttgtattttttttttttttaaatggatgaattAGACTGGATAGTGATAAGGACAAGTAGCCAAAAAGTGCCCAGTACTGACATTTTTCAATACTGTTTAATAAGCATCCCAGATGGAtagtaatattaacaaatatgtAGTTGTGTTATACATTTTGACAGGTATTGCACAGTACACGTACAGTATACTGATACTGTAATGACAGAGAACTGTGAAGGAAATAATCTCCATCTCTGCACTCATAACTCACCAGTCTTTTTTGCAGCAGCAGGCTTACGGGGTCTTCGATGGCCCCTCTCAATAGGGCCTCTTGCTGGACGAGGAGGGGACATACTGCGGCCCGTCAATCTTGAAGAACTCTTTTCCACTGGGTTGGCATTCTGTAAGACAGAGTCTCTCTTCCTCTGGGCTTCCTGCTTACTTAGTGCTGAGTCAAGGGTCtgagaacacacaaacaaaacagcagcaaaataaacaACTCTAAACATAACAGCATAGAGCTGGGGGATTCACTGAATTACCTTGAAGTATCTTCATATTTAAAATGATCAAACATCACCTCTAATTTCTGCAGGATGTCAAGGGCTGTTTCTGGCACTGCAGATCCCTGCCCCACCTCTACTTTAGCTGAGCAGAGAGAGAGCTGGCGAATCAGATGACCAAGCTCTTTGCAGTGGATGGGCACTCTGCTCTCTGCAGGGTCCGACAGCTGGCTGATAAAGACTTGCATGGCTCTGACAGCCCCTCTATGAGCAGCAGCCAGTCTGTCCATCGCCCTGGACTGAGAAGACATCCacagaaatatttaaaatcattGCAAACCTTATCACATTGCATATCAAAATTAAGCTACAAATCTTGCTACCTTTTTGGTGTGTTTGATATTCTGGGAACGCAACTTGTCTAGATCCTCCTGAATTTCTTTCAcctgaacaaagacacaaacagtccTCTTATGGATGAGTAGTGTATGCACGCACAACACGTCCATGGACTTTTTATAAAATCTATTTGAACGTATAAGGTAATGTGTATGTTTTGGGTGCTGTGACTTGTCACCgtttcattttctattttaatTACCGATACCGGTTAGCCTTCACTAGTTAATTTTTAATTGTCCCGTGTCACGCAATAAATACTAGGTCATAAAGGCTGCATTCATAACAATTAcaaaagaattagcaaaatgttgttaaaaaagatatagcatgtcacactgcaaaaTGTCAACTTTCCACAATCCTTATGGCACATTACCAAATCCATAACAAAAGATTACTTTGTCCACCCCGATatataaatggatagttcacccaaaaatgaaaattctctcttcatttactcaccctcatgcaatcccagataagtatgactttctttcttcagcagaacacaaccaagatttatgaaaaatatctcagctctgtatgtccatacaagtgaatgtgatcagacatttgtagcaccaacaatcatataaaggaaacttaaaagtaatccatatgacttcagtgttaaaaatcaatatcttcagaagcaatataatagttgtgggtgagaaacagaataatatttaagtacttttttttttatctaatctgcactttaactttcactttcagatgtgaaattaaatgaaacaggcaccacatgtgaatttcaagatttagagtaaaaagtattgacatttttagctgtttctcacccacacctactatATCGCATCTGAAGATATAAACTTaatcactggaatcttatggattacttctatgttttgtttatgtgatttttggagctacaaaggtctgatcaccattcacatgcattgtatagacctacagaactgagaaattattctaatttttcagctctgggatggcatgatggcatgagggtgagtaaatgatgagagaattttcatttttggtttaactatcactttaaatactTCCTTTTATTACTGTGTCTGTACTGAATATGTATGCAGAATGCAGTGCTCCATTCAGACCTGCTGTTGTAACACATAAATGATGCGTGCAGAGCGAGCCTCTTGCTCCTGCCGACGGATCTCCATCCTGCGCTTTTCTTCTGGCTCCAGAACCTCCACCACTCGCCCTGCAAATATCCCACATTTAGCTTTAAAACAGCAAAGACAGATCTCTTTTGTAAGACAGGTGAAACTACACACTAAAAGTTACTAACAGCATTATGAACTGTCCATACCTTTATTTGCCAGCTGCTCTATCCTTTGAACATATGTGCTCAGTTCCTTCTGTAATTTGCAGATCTCCTGGCTGAGCCGTGGCTCATTGCTTTTAACTTTCTGGCCAATGTCTTTGGTGGGTGGTGACTGACCCTGTTCTGGATGGCTGTTGGGCTTTTGAGGG
The sequence above is a segment of the Xyrauchen texanus isolate HMW12.3.18 chromosome 38, RBS_HiC_50CHRs, whole genome shotgun sequence genome. Coding sequences within it:
- the kiaa0753 gene encoding protein moonraker translates to MISEFLKGSPMTVGELGSVNGQWITKGSSVSQTHGGLQTQLQFNETVAPTVLNRATRVGPPSPIVIEKLVLRAERQDDVESCTSSLRLSVLSEERLEAAVRMAKRDLHRKRQESISHTSLEPLQRSQITSPQRSNIAHSPQVFPKGMSKTAAPMKQVKSGPQVLVYTPQKPNSHPEQGQSPPTKDIGQKVKSNEPRLSQEICKLQKELSTYVQRIEQLANKGRVVEVLEPEEKRRMEIRRQEQEARSARIIYVLQQQVKEIQEDLDKLRSQNIKHTKKSRAMDRLAAAHRGAVRAMQVFISQLSDPAESRVPIHCKELGHLIRQLSLCSAKVEVGQGSAVPETALDILQKLETLDSALSKQEAQRKRDSVLQNANPVEKSSSRLTGRSMSPPRPARGPIERGHRRPRKPAAAKKTGSRPAGKARSTSHALVRQRSEVLKAGLESLIHNQKQREAEPQKPNKTTGAINLDHNRQAGHVRDASFQQPTVSSRLRENQLPQKETTVPWIPTSPHSPPRPRVVSSRPEPKCLFFPVKSPEKQNPQIRPMSSTQLSPSSHGRKQAQNEALRQAWLDQVTAERLRELNRLSKEEADRINKLRTTVGSPTLWAEKAERAARERIQPLLDQAQQVFGAGSDNLRQLLQVTDNPGANVDVLSEAFLEDLLEDTARTLWTAERQQVAETDAERLLQGPTLESMLLRMEEMERDQEEVRRRFAMISYSDPLIWEKATDAQRNIASSRPASPQPIRLTKLVLNAPSKADILLQKPVETGVVSDTSVLDDESLTLNDPSHPVPVGLERTGGVYLSVPPSMQRSIHKYREDHDAFLRLVSHEAVGSFNPWAIADSLADELIAEALADVAAEFQDVCEEYAEAVFTSEFLQPVQSPTTSVVHTKS